In Agromyces sp. 3263, a single genomic region encodes these proteins:
- a CDS encoding branched-chain amino acid ABC transporter permease yields the protein MSTLLLLLITGLGLGALYFLVASGLSLIYGLMGVLNFAHGSFLTISAFLGWEVGRRVSDGTWAGLAVSALVGMVVGAVVAAATEYLLIRRLYERHIEQALVTVGLALASVALFEGIWGTDPIYTQKPEWLGQTTEILGAKIPNDRFLLIACAALVLAGIVLFLQRTRYGLIIRAGVENRSMVTALGIDVRRSFTIVFAIGGAAAGLGGVLASVYYGYVSAHLGSVLLIFAFIVTVIGGLGSLTGAAIASVLVAVLQQFANFYWGGTGDLVVVIALAAVLLVRPRGLMGKVA from the coding sequence ATGAGCACGCTGCTGCTGCTCCTCATCACCGGGCTCGGCCTCGGCGCCCTGTACTTCCTCGTCGCGAGCGGCCTGTCGCTCATCTACGGGCTCATGGGCGTGCTGAACTTCGCGCACGGCTCGTTCCTCACGATCTCGGCGTTCCTCGGCTGGGAGGTCGGGCGCCGCGTCTCCGACGGCACCTGGGCGGGCCTGGCCGTCTCGGCCCTCGTCGGAATGGTCGTGGGCGCGGTGGTGGCCGCGGCGACGGAGTACCTCCTCATCCGCCGGCTCTACGAACGGCACATCGAGCAGGCGCTCGTCACCGTCGGCCTCGCGCTCGCGAGCGTGGCCCTCTTCGAGGGCATCTGGGGGACCGACCCGATCTACACGCAGAAGCCCGAGTGGCTCGGCCAGACCACCGAGATCCTCGGGGCGAAGATCCCGAACGACCGGTTCCTGCTCATCGCCTGCGCCGCGCTCGTGCTCGCCGGCATCGTGCTGTTCCTCCAGCGCACCCGGTACGGGCTCATCATCCGCGCCGGCGTCGAGAACCGGTCGATGGTCACCGCGCTCGGCATCGACGTCCGTCGGTCGTTCACGATCGTCTTCGCGATCGGCGGGGCGGCAGCGGGGCTCGGGGGCGTGCTCGCCTCCGTCTACTACGGCTACGTGTCGGCGCACCTCGGCTCGGTGCTGCTCATCTTCGCCTTCATCGTCACGGTGATCGGTGGGCTGGGGTCGCTCACCGGCGCTGCGATCGCGTCGGTGCTCGTTGCCGTGCTGCAGCAGTTCGCCAACTTCTACTGGGGCGGCACCGGCGACCTCGTCGTGGTGATCGCGCTCGCCGCGGTGCTGCTCGTGCGCCCGCGTGGACTCATGGGGAAGGTCGCATGA